Proteins encoded together in one Carassius auratus strain Wakin chromosome 32, ASM336829v1, whole genome shotgun sequence window:
- the LOC113051469 gene encoding relaxin-3 receptor 1-like, with the protein MHLSVGYISTLFVVMGNHEVVKSLDIMGDSNQSGVTNRSISDRERFKSLEDIDVSADGSPVLRCMISITYSVVCVVGLIGNLLVFFFIRVRQERRISKINFFILNLAVTDFQFVLTLPFWAVDTALDFSWPFGDAMCKIILSVTVMNMYASVFFLTAMSITRYWSVASALKDRSRQSSCSIRWVSVVLWSLATVATAPTSIFSTVTNVAGEKLCLLRFPEGQYWLAVYHLQKILIAFILPMAIVSISYLLLLRLIRQRSMKNSSKRRTQVTKSVTIVVLSFFLCWMPNHAITFWGVLVKFNAVNWDKSYYIVHTYVFPVTVCLAHANSCLNPLIYCLMRREFRKKLKDLFLRV; encoded by the coding sequence ATGCATCTAAGCGTAGGCTATATAAGTACTTTATTTGTCGTAATGGGCAACCACGAAGTTGTGAAATCGCTGGATATAATGGGAGACAGTAACCAGAGTGGTGTAACCAACAGATCAATCAGTGATCGCGAGCGCTTTAAAAGCCTAGAAGACATCGATGTGTCCGCCGACGGGAGTCCGGTGTTGAGATGCATGATCTCCATCACCTACTCTGTGGTTTGCGTCGTAGGTCTGATCGGGAACCTGTTGGTGTTCTTTTTTATTCGCGTGAGACAAGAGAGACGCATatccaaaataaactttttcatcCTCAATTTGGCAGTAACGGATTTCCAGTTTGTGTTGACTTTGCCTTTCTGGGCCGTGGACACGGCGCTGGACTTCAGCTGGCCGTTTGGTGACGCCATGTGTAAGATCATCCTGTCGGTGACCGTGATGAACATGTACGCGAGCGTCTTCTTCCTGACCGCGATGAGCATCACGCGGTACTGGTCAGTGGCTTCCGCTCTGAAGGACCGCAGCAGACAGAGCAGCTGCTCCATCAGGTGGGTCAGCGTCGTCCTGTGGTCCCTGGCCACCGTGGCCACCGCGCCAACATCCATCTTCTCCACAGTCACGAACGTGGCCGGCGAAAAACTTTGTTTATTGCGGTTCCCCGAGGGACAGTATTGGTTGGCAGTCTATCATCTCCAGAAAATACTAATCGCTTTTATTTTGCCGATGGCGATAGTCTCGATCAGTTACCTGCTGCTGTTGAGGCTCATCCGACAGCGGAGCATGAAGAACAGCTCAAAACGAAGAACGCAAGTCACAAAGTCCGTCACCATCGTGGTCTTGTCGTTCTTCCTCTGCTGGATGCCCAATCATGCCATCACTTTTTGGGGCGTGCTGGTGAAATTCAATGCTGTGAACTGGGATAAGTCGTACTATATCGTTCACACATATGTGTTTCCTGTGACTGTGTGCCTGGCGCACGCGAACAGCTGTTTAAACCCACTTATTTACTGTCTTATGCGCAGAGAGTTCAGGAAAAAACTGAAGGACCTGTTTCTCCGAGTCTGA